A single region of the Brachypodium distachyon strain Bd21 chromosome 3, Brachypodium_distachyon_v3.0, whole genome shotgun sequence genome encodes:
- the LOC100841438 gene encoding uncharacterized protein LOC100841438, translating to MPQATVFAMQQCRNEGKLAATPASRKRRTAEWAAAGGRTGPRMSGRASGAAPLPRQSSTDGGGACMVQSNRAQKAEEGKKARKHKPLTRTLSSPGESRTPASAPPSRFSVSQRTSPADRRRRPHFVYNRLPTISLSIPDRRPPHPARPLSQASADLHGRRATRVFGSTTNPAVLPMATVPVNPKPFLNNLTGKPVIVKLKWGMEYKGYLVSVDSYMNLQLANTEEYIDGQFSGNLGEILIRCNNVMYMRGVPEDTEIEDAE from the exons ATGCCACAGGCTACAGTGTTTGCAATGCAGCAGTGCAGGAACGAAGGAAAGTTGGCTGCGACGCCGGCGAGCAGGAAAAGGCGGACAGCGGAGTGGGCAGCCGCCGGTGGAAGGACTGGACCGCGGATGAGTGGTCGAGCTTCGGGTGCCGCACCGCTGCCTCGCCAAAGCTCAACTGATGGTGGTGGTGCGTGCATGGTGCAGTCCAACCGCGCGCAAAAGGCAGAGGAGGGGAAGAAAGCA AGAAAGCATAAACCCTTAACCCGAACCCTGTCTTCTCCCGGAGAGTCGCGGACGCCGGCCTCTGCTCCGCCGTCTCGCTTCAGCGTTTCTCAGCGAACCTCTCCAGCTgaccggcgacggcgacctcACTTCGTCTACAACCGGCTGCCAACCATCTCGCTCTCTATACCAGATAGACGGCCACCCCATCCTGCTCGCCCTCTCTCACAGGCCTCGGCAGATCTAcacgggcggcgggcgacCCGCGTTTTCGGCAGCACAACCAACCCCGCAGTCCTCCCTATG GCCACTGTACCAGTTAACCCAAAGCCTTTCTTAAACAACCTGACAGGGAAGCCTGTTATTGTCAAACTGAAGTGGGGCATGGAGTACAAAG GATACCTTGTATCTGTGGACTCATACATGAATCTACAG CTTGCTAATACAGAGGAGTATATTGACGGGCAATTCTCTGGAAACCTTGGAGAGATACTGATAAG